The following are encoded together in the Peromyscus leucopus breed LL Stock chromosome 1, UCI_PerLeu_2.1, whole genome shotgun sequence genome:
- the Has1 gene encoding hyaluronan synthase 1: protein MSKPSEAARRRCSGLTRRALTIMFALLILGLMTWAYAAGVPLASDRYGLLAFGLYGAFLSAHLVAQSLFAYLEHRRVAEAARRASAKGPLDAATARSVALTISAYQEDPSYLRQCLTSARALMYPRARLRVLMVVDGNRAEDLYMVDMFREVFADEDPATYVWDGNYHQPWEPAEGAGAVGTGAYREVEAEDPGRLAVEALVRTRRCVCVAQRWGGKREVMYTAFKALGDSVDYVQVCDSDTRLDPMALLELVRVLDEDPRVGAVGGDVRILNPLDSWVSFLSSLRYWVAFNVERACQSYFHCVSCISGPLGLYRNNLLQQFLEAWYNQKFLGTHCTFGDDRHLTNRMLSMGYATKYTSRSRCYSETPSSFLRWLSQQTRWSKSYFREWLYNALWWHRHHAWMTYEAVVSGLFPFFVAATVLRLFYAGRPWALLWVLLCVQGVALLKAAFAAWLRGCLRMVLLSLYAPLYMCGLLPAKFLALVTMNQSGWGTSGRKKLAANYVPVLPLALWALLLFGGLVRSVAQEAQADWSGPSRAAEAYHLAAGAGAYVAYWVVMLTLYWVVVRRLCRRRSGGYRVQV from the exons GGCAGCACGTCGTCGCTGCTCCGGCCTGACCCGGCGGGCACTCACGATTATGTTCGCACTGCTCATCCTGGGCCTCATGACCTGGGCCTACGCCGCGGGCGTCCCTCTCGCCTCTGATCGCTACGGCCTCCTGGCCTTCGGCCTCTACGGGGCATTTCTCAGCGCGCACCTGGTGGCGCAGAGCCTCTTCGCTTACCTGGAGCATCGGAGGGTGGCGGAGGCGGCACGGCGTGCCTCGGCAAAGGGACCCCTAGACGCGGCCACTGCACGCAGCGTGGCGCTCACCATCTCCGCCTACCAGGAGGATCCCTCATACCTGCGCCAGTGTCTGACCTCAGCACGCGCCCTTATGTACCCTCGAGCGCGGTTGCGCGTCCTTATGGTGGTGGACGGCAACCGCGCAGAGGATCTGTACATGGTGGACATGTTCCGCGAAGTCTTCGCTGATGAGGACCCCGCCACCTACGTGTGGGATGGCAACTATCATCAGCCCTGGGAGCCGGCGGAGGGGGCAGGAGCAGTGGGTACCGGTGCCTACCGCGAGGTGGAGGCTGAGGACCCAGGGCGGCTGGCAGTGGAGGCGCTGGTGAGGACACGCAGGTGCGTGTGTGTGGCGCAGCGCTGGGGCGGCAAGCGCGAGGTCATGTACACGGCTTTCAAGGCGCTTGGAGACTCCGTGGACTACGTGCAG GTCTGTGACTCAGACACAAGGCTAGACCCCATGGCACTGCTGGAGCTTGTGCGAGTGCTGGATGAAGACCCCCGGGTAGGGGCTGTTGGAGGAGATGTAAGGATCCTTAACCCTCTGGATTCCTGGGTCAGCTTCTTGAGCAGCCTGCGATACTGGGTAGCCTTCAATGTGGAGCGAGCTTGTCAGAGCTACTTCCACTGTGTGTCCTGCATCAGTGGTCCTCTGG GCCTGTACAGGAACAATCTCCTGCAGCAGTTCCTGGAAGCCTGGTACAACCAGAAGTTCTTGGGCACCCACTGCACTTTCGGGGATGACAGGCACCTCACCAACCGCATGCTCAGCATGGGCTATGCTACCAA ATACACCTCGCGCTCCAGATGCTACTCGGAGACGCCCTCTTCCTTCCTGCGCTGGCTGAGCCAACAGACCCGCTGGTCCAAGTCTTACTTCCGCGAGTGGCTATACAACGCCCTGTGGTGGCACCGCCACCATGCATGGATGACCTATGAAGCGGTGGTCTCGggcctcttccctttcttcgTGGCTGCCACAGTGCTGCGGCTCTTCTACGCTGGGCGCCCGTGGGCTCTGCTCTGGGTGCTGCTGTGCGTGCAGGGTGTGGCACTGCTTAAGGCGGCCTTTGCAGCCTGGCTACGAGGCTGCCTCCGCATGGTGCTGCTGTCGCTCTATGCACCGCTCTACATGTGTGGCCTGCTGCCTGCCAAGTTCCTGGCATTGGTTACCATGAATCAAAGTGGCTGGGGCACCTCAGGCCGGAAGAAGCTAGCTGCTAACTATGTTCCGGTGCTACCCCTGGCACTCTGGGCTCTGCTGCTGTTTGGAGGCCTGGTCCGCAGTGTTGCCCAGGAAGCGCAGGCCGACTGGAGTGGCCCATCCCGGGCAGCTGAGGCCTACCACCTCGCTGCTGGAGCAGGCGCCTATGTAGCCTACTGGGTGGTAATGCTGACTCTCTATTGGGTGGTTGTGCGGAGGCTCTGCAGGCGTCGGAGCGGTGGCTATCGAGTTCAGGTGTGA
- the Spaca6 gene encoding sperm acrosome membrane-associated protein 6 isoform X3, whose protein sequence is MTLSLQEVAAAHGSFKAAFPSAAAKMKRTIHHLKKVQDCILPCGVQEATRRFHCWGCFSTICDLPLDCPVQDVTVKRGDQALFSCIVGFQLPESELTYSWKFAAGGLRTQDVSYFRDVPGAHGYLARIRPVQPTHRGTFSCVILHDQRPLARLYFYLNVTGPPPPGETELQVTFREVMNWTPREAETIEPWRPGLSELLARPSALTPGILFLIAAIAALMSASVTVLVWSNVTSFLKLLNPFLPYHDGLHPQTVSENKPFFL, encoded by the exons GGTCCTTTAAGGCCGCTTTCCCTAGTGCTGCCGCAAAAATGAAGAGGACCATTCATCACCTTAAAAAAG TCCAGGACTGCATCCTTCCTTGTG GCGTCCAGGAGGCCACTAGGCGTTTCCACTGCTGGGGCTGCTTCTCCACAATCTGTGACCTCCCTCTAGACTGTCCAG TTCAAGACGTGACGGTGAAGCGAGGGGATcaggctttgttttcttgtatcGTGGGGTTCCAATTGCCAGAATCAGAGCTCACTTACTCCTGGAAATTCGCGGCAGGAGGT CTCCGGACTCAGGACGTGTCCTACTTCCGTGATGTGCCAGGCGCCCACGGGTACCTGGCGCGAATCCGGCCAGTGCAACCCACGCACCGGGGGACCTTCTCCTGCGTGATCCTGCACGACCAGCGCCCCCTGGCGCGGCTCTACTTCTATCTGAACG TGACtggccctcctcctcctggggaGACTGAGCTCCAGGTCACGTTCCGGGAAGTGATGAATTGGACGCCGCGGGAGGCGGAAACGATCGAGCCCTGGAGGCCTGGCCTAAGCGAACTGCTTGCTCGGCCCTCGGCTCTGACGCCTGGCATCCTGTTCCTGATCGCGGCAATCGCTGCGCTCATGTCTGCTAGTGTCACTGTGCTAGTGTG GAGCAATGTGACCAGCTTTCTCAAGCTCCTGAATCCATTCCTTCCCtatcatgatggactgcaccctcaaactgtgagcgagaataaacccttctttctttaa